The following are encoded together in the Actinomycetota bacterium genome:
- a CDS encoding TetR family transcriptional regulator, with product MIEAVAEQTTKDRIVEACLETLKEEGFAGTSARAIARRGGFNQALIFYHFGTLNDLLLAALDRTSERRLSAYRAALAAAESVEEKVASATRLYRDDLASGHVTVVSEMIAGSLSRPDLGPEVVARMDPWIDFVEESVREPLDRAGLSSVLPPRTAAFMVVSLTLGVNLLWHLERDQTKAEALFEAAGRIARMLAPAFGGSDG from the coding sequence ATGATCGAGGCGGTGGCCGAGCAGACGACGAAGGACCGGATAGTCGAGGCGTGCCTCGAGACCCTCAAGGAGGAAGGCTTCGCCGGGACGTCAGCCCGGGCGATCGCCCGTCGTGGAGGGTTCAACCAGGCGTTGATCTTCTATCACTTCGGGACCCTGAACGATCTCCTGCTCGCCGCGCTCGACCGGACGAGCGAACGCAGACTCAGCGCCTACCGGGCGGCGCTCGCGGCCGCCGAGAGCGTCGAGGAGAAGGTCGCCTCCGCAACGCGCCTCTACCGGGATGATCTCGCCTCGGGCCATGTGACGGTCGTGTCCGAGATGATCGCCGGGAGCCTGTCCAGGCCCGACCTGGGGCCGGAGGTCGTCGCGCGGATGGATCCGTGGATCGATTTCGTCGAGGAGTCGGTCCGGGAGCCGCTGGACCGGGCCGGGCTCTCGTCGGTCCTGCCCCCCCGGACCGCGGCGTTCATGGTGGTGTCGCTCACCCTGGGCGTGAACCTGCTCTGGCACCTCGAGCGCGACCAGACGAAGGCCGAGGCGCTCTTCGAGGCGGCCGGACGGATAGCGCGCATGCTCGCGCCCGCGTTCGGGGGCAGCGATGGATGA